The following proteins are encoded in a genomic region of Brachionichthys hirsutus isolate HB-005 unplaced genomic scaffold, CSIRO-AGI_Bhir_v1 contig_464, whole genome shotgun sequence:
- the LOC137916358 gene encoding E3 ubiquitin ligase TRAF3IP2-like, giving the protein MPEEDDETLISAEQVHKPSPHQNPGDPRALPERPAPPDGSQRPGRQQEHRDTLAHPFLSYVSYPPPPSTPVGYGQPTPFPSQADSSWLYRSLASSWFGNPGSLPSPLNQKDDWSCPGDSCPPRHRSLPPSGRHGASTMSLEQPLSLCSNPPSANLYQHTLPPYICSPQGAACCAQCPAEALIRRPVASAPAWPPCHPAYGPFEPGGCRLHGPEYTRSGHNAPAKENSPPCSSQLSLEQRRVFVTYEADNDKHVNEIINFVALLRHNGFDTHIDIFEQQFRSISKIDFMERYLSEKDYLIIIIISPKYYETVTASLAGLENDERTFNTVYIHKQLQNEFILNGSRNFRFIPVVFPGARKCHVPNWLLNTHVYVWPRDRDDILRRLMRVEKYNPPPIGSLPTIVSIPL; this is encoded by the exons ATGCCCGAGGAGGATGACGAGACGTTGATCTCGGCGGAGCAGGTGCACAAGCCGAGCCCCCACCAGAACCCCGGTGACCCCCGCGCCCTCCCGGAGCGGCCCGCTCCTCCTGATGGCTCTCAGAGGCCGGGCAGACAACAGGAACACAGAGACACCCTCGCTCACCCCTTCCTGAGCTACGTCTCGTACCCGCCTCCCCCCAGCACGCCCGTCGGTTACGGCCAGCCGACCCCATTCCCCAGTCAGGCCGACAGCTCCTGGCTCTATCGGAGCCTCGCCAGCAGCTGGTTTGGGAATCCTGGCAGCCTGCCGTCTCCTCTGAACCAGAAAGACGACTGGAGTTGTCCCGGAGACAGCTGCCCGCCGAGGCACAGGTCCCTGCCGCCCTCTGGAAGGCACGGCGCCAGCACGATGAGCCTGGAGCAGCCCCTGTCTCTGTGCTCCAACCCGCCGTCGGCCAACTTGTACCAGCACACCTTACCCCCCTACATATGCTCGCCCCAGGGAGCCGCCTGCTGTGCTCAGTGCCCTGCAGAAGCCTTGATCAGGCGGCCGGTAGCCAGCGCGCCGGCGTGGCCTCCGTGTCACCCAGCGTACGGCCCGTTTG AGCCAGGCGGCTGCAGACTTCACGGACCCGAATACACGCGAAG TGGACACAACGCTCCGGCTAAAGAGAACAGCCCTCCGTGCAGCTCACAGCTCTCCTTGGAGCAGA GGAGGGTGTTTGTCACTTATGAAGCAGACAACGACAAGCACGTCAATGAAATCATCAACTTCGTTGCCCTGCTGCGACACAATGGCTTCGATACGCAC ATTGATATTTTTGAGCAGCAGTTCAGGAGTATAAGCAAGATAGACTTCATGGAGCGATACCTGAGTGAG AAGGATTacctgatcatcatcatcatcagtccaaAGTACTACGAGACGGTGACGGCCTCCCTCGCTGGGCTGGAGAACGATGAGCGGACCTTCAACACCGTCTACATACATAAACAG CTCCAGAATGAATTCATCCTCAATGGAAGCAGGAACTTCAGGTTCATCCCCGTCGTGTTCCCTGGAGCTAGAAAG TGTCACGTACCCAACTGGCTTCTGAACACGCACGTTTACGTTTGGCCACGCGACCGAGACGATATCCTGCGGCGGCTGATGAGAGTGGAGAAGTACAATCCACCTCCCATTGGGTCGCTGCCCACCATAGTCTCCATCCCCCTCTAG
- the LOC137916357 gene encoding chromodomain-helicase-DNA-binding protein 1-like: MTALLLKIKNVLPEKKKISFSQGDIQNFGLRGIRLRPYQLDGVQWLAQCLKNQHGCILGDEMGLGKTCQTISLLLYAAETHRKKGLFLVLSPLSVMDNWRKELECIAPSLAVLCYNGDKERRAELRQEMETEDFQVLLTTYELCLKDASFLRRWRWNVLVVDEAHRLKSQNSLLHKALTQFTADFRVLLTGTPIQNNLQELYSLLCFIQPSVFAADETDDFVNLYCSVQSQPALAAELQSVLEPFLLRRVKAEVAADLPKKTELVVYHGMSALQKKYYKALLMKDPEAFGNDQGNKNRLLNILMNLRKCVDHPYLFDGVEPEPFEMGEHLIEASGKLCLLDSMLAYLQKGGHRVLLFSQMTRMLDILQDYMEYRGYSYERLDGSVRGEERNLAVKNFSTKDIFVFLLSTKAGGVGLNLTAADTVIFTDSDFNPQNDLQAAARCHRIGQNRPVKVVRLLARDTVEEIMYSRAVSKLQLTNAVIEEGRFSLLDQAQSAAAGLKLSEILTFGVDKLLSSEESSVQDVKLETILGPSRQAKWVDKEDFPLLREEEEGEENPSDSDGHNHMYYFEGKDYSKDPSAEDQKSFDCLLEGQLEELQSAVREGRALRNKAGGSLSAALVNPSRKRKPLSEAELELRRQKREEAAAKRAKLQEDAKKKLQEQKHKKKIAWWESCGYRSRCLPPVDSEEEEDEEEEEDVNSVCSTDADSTAIHYVLGDVTHPHTAQGNAVIVHCVDDSGRWGRGGLFSALEGRSDEPRKQYEMAGKMKDLDLGNVVLFPIDDKQSRLDGQDQLALIVSQQRDKANNLSGILLTALDEGLKKIYAAAKRNKASVHLPRIGHSTKGFNWYGTERLIRKHLASRGIPTFIYYHSRTAKKPAPTSATSASSPQPRTRGTEEVPDEADGESPGPSASLRSPVPAGFPSFMRGVRVFFYNLPASDRKRLARYLITYDGDEEDIMSPEVTHVVAEVESSFHRQELQDLVDRYPKAVPVQKTWLESCFSKQQKVHCDQFLFK, from the exons ATGACAGCTCTTTTGCTAAAGATTAAAAACGTCTTACCGGAGAAAAAGAAGATTTCTTTCTCACAGGGCGACATTCAGAATTTTGGATTAAGAG GGATACGGCTGAGACCTTACCAGCTGGATGGTGTGCAGTGGTTAGCTCAGTGTCTGAAGAATCAACACGGCTGCATTTTAGGAGACGAGATGGGATTGGGAAAAACTTGTCAG ACAATTTCCCTGCTACTGTATGCAGCAGAAACTCACAGGAAGAAAGGTCTGTTCTTGGTGCTGAGTCCGCTCTCCGTAATGGATAACTGGAGGAAAGAGTTGGAATG CATCGCCCCCTCGCTGGCTGTGCTGTGTTACAacggagacaaagagagacgcGCTGAGCTTCGGCAGGAAATGGAGACGGAGGATTTTCAAGTTCTGCTCACTACATATGAG CTGTGCCTCAAAGATGCTTCGTTCTTGAGACG GTGGAGGTGGAATGTGCTCGTGGTAGACGAAGCTCACAGGCTGAAAAGTCAGAATTCACTATTGCACAAAGCCTTAACGCag TTCACAGCTGACTTCAGGGTCCTGCTGACAGGGACGCCCATCCAGAACAACCTGCAGGAGCTTTACTCCCTGCTGTGCTTCATTCAGCCCAGCGTCTTTGCAGCGGATGAGACGGATGACTTTGTGAACTTGTACTGCAGCGTACAAAGTCAACCTGCTCTTG ctgctgagctgcagagtGTCCTGGAGCCCTTTCTGCTTCGTCGAGTCAAAGCAGAGGTGGCTGCAGATCTGCCGAAGAAAACCGAACTGGTCGTGTACCACGGCATGTCGGCTCTGCAGAAAAAATACTACAAAGCCCTTCTGATGAAGGATCCGG aggctttcgGGAATGATCAGGGAAACAAGAACCGGCTTCTGAACATCTTGATGAACCTGAGGAAGTGCGTTGACCACCCATACCTGTTTGACG GGGTGGAACCAGAGCCGTTTGAGATGGGGGAGCATCTCATTGAAGCCAGTGGGAAACTTTGCCTTTTGGACAGCATGCTGGCGTACCTTCAGAAAGG GGGCCACCGGGTCCTGCTGTTCTCTCAGATGACGAGGATGCTGGATATTCTTCAGGATTACATGGAATACAGAG GTTATAGTTACGAACGTTTGGACGGGTCAGTCCGGGGGGAGGAACGAAATCTAGCAGTGAAAAACTTCAGCACCAAagacatctttgtttttctactCAGCACTAAAGCAG GGGGAGTGGGCTTGAACCTCACAGCTGCTGACACCGTTATTTTCACGGACAGCGACTTCAACCCACAAAATGACCTGCAGGCTGCGGCGCGCTGCCATCGGATTGGTCAAAATAG GCCGGTCAAAGTGGTTCGTCTTCTGGCCAGGGACACTGTCGAGGAAATAATGTACTCCCGTGCTGTGTCCAAGTTGCAGCTGACCAACGCTGTTATTGAAGAAGGACGCTTCTCTTTGCTGGACCAGGCTcagtcagctgctgcaggactgaaG CTAAGTGAGATCTTGACGTTTGGCGTAGACAAGCTCTTGTCATCAGAAGAGAGCTCTGTGCAGGATGTGAAACTGGAGACGATCCTCGGACCCTCACGTCAGGCTAAATGGGTGGACAAGGAGGACTTCCCCTTactcagagaggaagaggagggggaggagaacccttctgattctgatggcCACa ACCACATGTACTACTTTGAGGGTAAAGATTACAGCAAGGACCCCAGCGCTGAGGACCAGAAGAGCTTTGACTGTCTCCTGGAGGGGCAGCTGGAAGAGTTGCAGAGTGCTGTCAGAGAGGGAAGAGCGTTACGGAACAAAGCTGGA GGTTCTCTGTCAGCGGCCCTTGTGAATCCATCAAGGAAGAGGAAACCTCTCTCCGAGGCCGAGCTGGAGCTGAGGCGACAGAAACGGGAAGAGGCTGCAGCCAAGAGAGCCAAACTTCAGGAGGATGCAAAGAAGAAGCTGcaagagcagaaacacaagaaAAA AATTGCATGGTGGGAGTCGTGTGGCTACAGATCACGTTGCCTGCCTCCTGTGgacagtgaagaagaggaagatgaggaggaggaggaggatgtcaATAGCGTGTGCTCCACAGACGCGGACAGCACGGCCATACACTACGTACTGGGGGATGTTACTCATCCTCACACTGCGCAGGGAAACGCAGTCATTGTCCACTGTGTCG ATGATTCAGGCAGGTGGGGCAGGGGAGGCTTGTTTAGCGCTCTAGAAGGGAGGTCGGATGAACCGCGAAAGCAGTACGAGATGGCTGGCAAGATGAAAG ATTTGGACCTTGGAAATGTGGTGCTCTTCCCCATAGATGACAAACAGTCCAGATTAGATGGCCAGGATCAA TTGGCCCTGATCGTTTCGCAGCAAAGAGACAAAGCCAACAATTTGTCTGGGATCCTTCTGACGGCTCTGGATGAAGGACTGAAGAAGATTTACGCTGCAGCCAAAAGAAATAAgg CAAGCGTACATCTTCCTCGCATCGGTCATTCCACCAAAGGCTTCAACTGGTACGGCACCGAGAGGCTGATCAGGAAGCACCTGGCGTCCAGAGGCATTCCCACGTTCAT ATACTATCACAGCAGAACAGCAAAGAAACCTGCTCCCACCTCTGCGACGTCAGCGTCCTCCCCCCAACCACGGACGCGTGGCACAGAGGAGGTGCCAGATGAGGCCGACGGAGAATCCCCGGGCCCCTCGGCGTCTCTCCGGAGCCCCGTCCCCGCGGGGTTCCCCAGTTTCATGAGGGGAGTGCGTGTGTTTTTCTACAACCTGCCTGCGTCAGACAGGAAGAGGCTGGCTCGTTACCTTATCAC CTATGATGGAGATGAGGAGGACATCATGAGTCCGGAAGTCACCCACGTAGTTGCAGAGGTGGAGAGCAGCTTCCACAGACAG GAGCTCCAGGATCTGGTGGATCGCTACCCGAAGGCTGTGCCTGTGCAGAAGACCTGGCTGGAGTCCTGCTTCtcaaagcagcagaaagtgCACTGCGACCAGTTCCTGTTCAAATAA
- the LOC137916353 gene encoding vesicle transport protein SFT2B-like isoform X2, with amino-acid sequence MDKLKSVLSGEEARREDRTVIETVNEASSLSWATRVRGFIACFVIGGSCTILGVCMLFIPRIGLTLFIVFYTFGNICALCSTMFLMGPVKQLKRMCDKTRALATTIMIWKNFGLALFFVILQILSFSWYSLSYIPFVREAILRLVAVCLK; translated from the exons ATGGATAAATTGAAATCAGTTTTAAGTGGCGAAGAAGCGCGCAGAGAGGATCGAACCGTCATAGAG ACTGTCAATGAAGCCTCCTCTCTGAGCTGGGCCACACGCGTGAGGGGATTCATCGCCTGTTTCGTGATCGGGGGCTCCTGCACCATTTTG GGAGTGTGTATGCTCTTCATCCCCAGGATTGGCCTCACGCTCTTCATTGTGTTCTACACCTTTGGGAACATATGTGCTCTGTGCAG CACCATGTTTCTGATGGGGCCTGTGAAGCAGTTAAAACGGATGTGTGACAAAACAAGAGCACTGGCCACCACAATTATGATT TGGAAAAACTTCGGacttgctttgttttttgttatctTGCAAATCTTGTCATTTTCCTG gtacAGTCTGTCGTACATCCCGTTTGTGAG GGAGGCTATACTGAGGCTGGTGGCGGTCTGCCTGAAGTGA
- the LOC137916353 gene encoding vesicle transport protein SFT2B-like isoform X1, which produces MDKLKSVLSGEEARREDRTVIETVNEASSLSWATRVRGFIACFVIGGSCTILGVCMLFIPRIGLTLFIVFYTFGNICALCSTMFLMGPVKQLKRMCDKTRALATTIMITCLVLTLCAAFWWKNFGLALFFVILQILSFSWYSLSYIPFVREAILRLVAVCLK; this is translated from the exons ATGGATAAATTGAAATCAGTTTTAAGTGGCGAAGAAGCGCGCAGAGAGGATCGAACCGTCATAGAG ACTGTCAATGAAGCCTCCTCTCTGAGCTGGGCCACACGCGTGAGGGGATTCATCGCCTGTTTCGTGATCGGGGGCTCCTGCACCATTTTG GGAGTGTGTATGCTCTTCATCCCCAGGATTGGCCTCACGCTCTTCATTGTGTTCTACACCTTTGGGAACATATGTGCTCTGTGCAG CACCATGTTTCTGATGGGGCCTGTGAAGCAGTTAAAACGGATGTGTGACAAAACAAGAGCACTGGCCACCACAATTATGATT ACGTGTCTTGTGTTGACTCTCTGCGCAGCATTCTGG TGGAAAAACTTCGGacttgctttgttttttgttatctTGCAAATCTTGTCATTTTCCTG gtacAGTCTGTCGTACATCCCGTTTGTGAG GGAGGCTATACTGAGGCTGGTGGCGGTCTGCCTGAAGTGA
- the LOC137916352 gene encoding transmembrane protein 45A-like, whose product MGSFKGHALPGSFFLVAGIWWTGKHSLWHATRRNKNIGSSRLAGRALQRRLEILESSIVLIFSLVGILAEQFLSNGPGFQLYDFTEGHWVFLMNWQHSTMYLFFGLAGALSLIVHTTEAAPLALDRLMLAVAFFNEGFLFFYHVHGRSMLDVHVHQILLYTIFGSALIAFLEVFHRGNILLELLRCTLTVLQGSWFWQIGFVLYPPHGPEWDLTDHTNMMFVTMCYSWHLAFALLTVSVLYCTVSCVVRSRLRRTPPMEMGLLKPRERDPESEDEIL is encoded by the exons ATGGGAAGCTTCAAGGGTCACGCACTCCCCGGAAGCTTCTTTCTGGTAGCCGGGATCTGGTGGACAGGAAAACACTCACTCTGGCACGCCACCCGCAGGAACAAGAATATAGGGTCCAGTCGCCTGGCAGGCAGAGCCCTGCAACGCCGACTGGAGATCCTGGAAAGCTCCATCGTACTCATCTTCTCTTTGGTTG GAATACTGGCAGAACAGTTTTTATCAAATGGGCCAGGATTCCAGTTGTATGACTTTACAGAGGGACACTGGGTGTTTCTGATGAACTGGCAGCATTCCACCATGTACCTGTTCTTTGGCCTGGCTGGGGCCTTGTCTCTGATCGTCCACACCACAGAGGCCGCTCCGCTGGCCCTGGACAGGTTAATGCTGGCGGTCGCCTTCTTTAATGAAG GATTTCTGTTCTTCTACCACGTCCATGGCAGGAGTATGCTGGATGTCCACGTACATCAGATCCTCCTGTATACCATCTTTGGCAGTGCTCTCATTGCCTTCCTGGAGGTTTTCCATCGAGGCAACATTCTGCTGGAGCTCCTTCGCTGCACCCTCACAGTCCTGCAGGGGAGCTGGTTCTGGCAG ATTGGATTTGTGCTGTACCCTCCCCATGGCCCTGAGTGGGACCTAACCGATCATACCAACATGATGTTCGTCACCATGTGTTACTCCTGGCACCTCGCCTTTGCCTTGCTCACCGTGAGCGTTCTCTATTGCACTGTCAGCTG TGTGGTTCGCTCCAGATTGAGGAGGACTCCTCCAATGGAAATGGGACTTCTGAAGCCCAGAGAGAGGGATCCAGAGTCAGAAGATGAGATTTTATGA